A stretch of Malus sylvestris chromosome 11, drMalSylv7.2, whole genome shotgun sequence DNA encodes these proteins:
- the LOC126590730 gene encoding putative phytosulfokines 6 isoform X1 encodes MKQSFKSGAVVVLSIFFILFSSTLSIRLLVYKEGQEKVKLNEMVNGGSLVELKGSELMNQLMGVEDCVDGDEDCSKRRIMAEAHLDYIYTQHHKP; translated from the exons atgaagcAAAGCTTCAAATCAGGCGCTGTCGTTGTTCTCTCCATATTTTTCATCCTTTTTTCCTCAACATTATCGATCCGTCTCTTAGTCTACAAAGAAG GACAAGAGAAGGTGAAGCTCAATGAAATGGTTAATGGGGGTTCACTTGTAGAATTGAAAGGCAGTGAACTAATGAAT CAGCTTATGGGGGTGGAGGATTGTGTTGATGGAGATGAGGACTGTTCAAAGAGAAGGATAATGGCAGAAGCTCACTTGGACTACATCTACACACAGCACCATAAGCCTTGA
- the LOC126590730 gene encoding putative phytosulfokines 6 isoform X2, with protein MKQSFKSGAVVVLSIFFILFSSTLSIRLLVYKEGQEKVKLNEMVNGGSLVELKGSELMNLMGVEDCVDGDEDCSKRRIMAEAHLDYIYTQHHKP; from the exons atgaagcAAAGCTTCAAATCAGGCGCTGTCGTTGTTCTCTCCATATTTTTCATCCTTTTTTCCTCAACATTATCGATCCGTCTCTTAGTCTACAAAGAAG GACAAGAGAAGGTGAAGCTCAATGAAATGGTTAATGGGGGTTCACTTGTAGAATTGAAAGGCAGTGAACTAATGAAT CTTATGGGGGTGGAGGATTGTGTTGATGGAGATGAGGACTGTTCAAAGAGAAGGATAATGGCAGAAGCTCACTTGGACTACATCTACACACAGCACCATAAGCCTTGA